Proteins encoded in a region of the Vicia villosa cultivar HV-30 ecotype Madison, WI linkage group LG5, Vvil1.0, whole genome shotgun sequence genome:
- the LOC131604738 gene encoding uncharacterized protein LOC131604738: MEELTKEGSEYVDSAITRIVNCIMKENHQVSGISIPLQTIMADPLNNTSKAEAVHTDVNDIDNNEHPKANTETDTNVVDLDEYFEDELLTSLNPSVANRIMTRRKGKAVVQGSPKGSTQVNNPAKDTIRKKSTSAGPVKSKAITKSKGVGSSKSWSRVIPKKRKEREIVEPESDFEANVPDIPSRKKPKTSKLAANIPEVPIDNVSFHYASSVSRWKYVLQKRLAVERELAPNALENKELVKEFVVNLSEDCGNSRSPNYRKVFVRGKCISFSPAVINKFLGRTDEAQTELEVTDNQVCQVITAMQVKSWPMKEKLTASKLSIKYAMLHKIGASNWIPTNHKSTISTVLDRFLYAVGTKAKFDYGAYIFDQTMKHAGSFSIKGPIAFPSLLSGIILDQYPNILNEHDVVCKRESPLAFHYKLFQGKHVPDTVMTSAETSKSGASVSKPEVIAILKETCKELEARKMYLEQMIRTLEMDENEEFADKEEMEDKDDQ; encoded by the exons ATGgaggaacttactaaagaaggatCCGAGTATGTCGATAGTGCAATTACCAGGATTGTTAATTGTATTATGAAGGAGAATCATCAAGTGTCTGGAATATCTATTCCTCTTCAAACCATAATGGCTGATCCCCTCAATAACACCAGTAAGGCTGAGGCTGTTCACACT GATGTCAATGACATTGACAATAATGAGCACCCTAAGGCCAATACTGAAACTGATACTAATGTGGTAGACTTAGATGAGTACTTTGAAGACGAATTACTTACTTCCTTGAATCCGAGTGTAGCCAACAGGATAATGACAAGAAGAAAAGGCAAAGCTGTTGTTCAAGGATCACCAAAAGGGAGCACTCAAGTGAACAACCCTGCCAAAGACACTATCAGGAAGAAGAGTACTTCTGCAGGTCCTGTCAAGAGCAAAGCTATTACCAAGAGTAAAGGGGTTGGTTCTTCAAAATCTTGGAGCAGGGTcattccaaagaaaagaaaagagcggGAAATTGTTGAACCTGAATCTGATTTTGAAGCAAATGTCCCTGACATTCCATCAAGGAAGAAGCCTAAAACCAGTAAGCTTGCTGCTAACATCCCTGAAGTTCCCATTGATAATGTGTCTTTCCACTATGCCTCTAGTGTCAGCAGATGGAAATATGTTCTCCAAAAGAGATTAGCTGTTGAAAGAGAACTGGCTCCAAATGCTCTTGAAAACAAGGAG CTGGTCAAAGAATTTGTGGTAAACCTATCTGAAGATTGTGGCAATAGTAGAAGTCCAAACTATAGAAAGGTATTTGTAAGAGGTAAGTGCATATCGTTCTCTCCTGCTGTGATTAATAAATTCTTGGGAAGAACAGACGAAGCTCAAACCGAGTTAGAAGTAACAGACAACCAAGTCTGTCAAGTGATCACAGCCATGCAGGTAAAAAGCTGGCCCATGAAAGAGAAGCTAACTGCAAGTAAGCTGAGCATAAAGTATGCAATGCTTCACAAAATAGGAGCATCTAATTGGATTCCAACAAATCACAAGTCCACTATCTCAACTGTGCTTGATAGATTTCTGTATGCAGTAGGAACAAAGGCAAAGTTTGATTATGGAGCATACATTTTTGACCAAACCATGAAGCATGCTGGAAGCTTCAGTATTAAGGGTCCAATTGCCTTTCCATCCCTCTTGAGTGGTATAATTCTGGATCAATATCCAAACATTCTCAATGAACATGATGTAGTGTGCAAAAGAGAAAGTCCCTTGGCCTTCCATTACAAACTGTTTCAGGGAAAGCATGTTCCAGACACTGTCATGACATCAGCTGAAACTTCCAAATCTGGAGCATCAGTTAGTAAACCAGAAGTCATAGCAATACTAAAAGAGACTTGCAAAGAACTGGAAGCTAGAAAAATGTATCTTGAACAAATGATACGTACTCTGGAAATGGATGAGAATGAGGAGTTTGCAGATAAAGAAGAGATGGAAGATAAAGATGATCAATAA